The proteins below come from a single Balaenoptera musculus isolate JJ_BM4_2016_0621 chromosome 1, mBalMus1.pri.v3, whole genome shotgun sequence genomic window:
- the NEXN gene encoding nexilin isoform X7, with translation MNDISQKAELLLSSSKPVPKTYVPKLGKGDVKDKFEAMQRAREERNQRRSRNEKQRRKEQYIREREWNRKKQEIKEMLASDDEEDVSSKVEKAYVPKLTGTVKGKFAEMEKQRQEEQRKRTEEERKRRIEQDMLEKRKIQRELAKRAEQIEDINNTGTESASEEGDDSLLVTVVPVKSHKPSGKIKKNFEDLEKEQEEKERVKYEEDKRIRYEEQRRSLKEAKCLSLVMDDELESEAKKESLSPGKLKLTFEELERQRQENRRKQAEEEARKRLEEERRAFEEARRQMVNEEEENQDTENIFKGYRPGKLKLSFEEIERQRREDEKRKAEEEARRRIEEEKKAFAEARRSMVVDDDSPEMYKTISQESLTPGKLEINFEELLKQKMEEERRRTEEERKHKLEMEKQEFEQLRQEMGEEEEENETFELSREYEELIKLKRSGSIQAKNLKSKFEKIGQLSEKQIQKKIEEERARRRAIDLEIKEREAENFHEEEDVDIKPAKKSEAPFTHKVNMKARFERMAKAREEEEQRRIEEQKLLRMQFEQKEIDAALQKKREEEEEEEGSNMNGSTIEDEEQTRSGAPWFKKPLKNTSVVDSEPVRFTVKVTGEPKPEITWWFEGEILQDGEDYQYIERGETYCLYLPETFPEDEGEYMCKAVNNKGSAASTCILTIETDDY, from the exons ATGAATGATATTTCCCAAAAGGCTGAG CTTCTGCTTTCTTCATCTAAACCTGTACCAAAAACCTATGTGCCAAAACTTGGCAAGGGTGATGTAAAGGATAAGTTTGAAGCCATGCAGAGAGccagggaagaaagaaatcaaaggagatcTAGAAAcgaaaagcaaagaagaaaagaacaatatattagagagagagaatggaacagGAAAAAGCAGGag ATTAAAGAAATGCTTGCTTCTGATGATGAGGAAGATGTATCTTCTAAAGTAGAAAAGGCTTATGTCCCAAAGCTAACAG GAACTGTTAAAGGTAAATTTGCTGAAATGGAGAAACAAAGACAAGAGgaacaaaggaagagaacagaagaggaaCGAAAACGCAGAATTGAGCAGGATATGTTAGAAAAGAGGAAGATACAACGTGAATTAGCAAAAAGGGCTGAGCAG ATTGAGGACATAAACAATACGGGAACTGAATCAGCATCAGAG gaagGAGATGATTCACTGCTTGTAACAGTGGTACCTGTCAAATCACACAAaccatctggaaaaataaaaaagaatttcgaagatctagaaaaagaacaagaagaaaaggaaagggtcaAGTatgaagaagataaaagaataagATATGAAGAACAACGTCGATCTCTCAAGGAAGCAAAGTGTCTTTCATTGgtcatg GACGATGAACTGGAAAGTGAGGCAAAAAAAGAGTCACTTTCTCCTGGAAAATTGAAACTGACTTTTGAAGAATTGGAAAGGCAAAGACAAGAAAACCGAAGGAAGCAAGCTGAGGAGGAAGCAAGAAAACGTTTAGAAGAAGAGAGGCGTGCTTTTGAAGAAGCAAGGCGGCAAATG GTAAATGAAGAGGAGGAAAACCAAgacacagaaaacatttttaaagggtacCGCCCTGGTAAACTCAAACTCAgttttgaagaaatagaaagacaaaggagagaagatgaaaaaaggaaagcagaagaagaagccagaagaagaatagaggaagaaaagaaggcatTTGCTGAAGCAAGGAGAAGCATG gtaGTAGATGATGACTCCCCAGAGATGTATAAAACAATCTCTCAAGAATCTCTTACACCgggaaaactagaaattaattttgaagaattattaaaacaaaaaatggaagaagaaagacgACGAACAGAGGAGGAACGGAAGCATAAGCTAGAGATGGAAAAACAGGAATTTGAACAACTGAGACAAGAAATGGGAGAG gaagaagaagaaaatgaaaccttTGAACTGAGCAGGGAATATGAAGAATTAATCAAATTGAAAAGGAGTGGCTCTATTCAAGCTAAAAATCTGAAAAGCAAGTTTGAAAAAATTGGACAATTGtctgaaaaacaaatacagaaaaagataGAAGAAGAACGAGCAAGAAGAAGAGCAATTGACCTTGAAATTAAAGAGCGAGAAGCAGAAAACTTCCATGAG GAAGAAGATGTTGATATCAAGCCTGCAAAAAAAAGTGAGGCTCCATTTACTCATAAAGTGAATATGAAAGCTAGATTTGAACGAATGGCTAaggcaagagaagaagaagaacaaagaagaattGAAGAGCAAAAGTTATTACGCATGCAGTTTGAACAAAAGGAAATTGATGCAGCACTACAAAAG aaaagagaagaggaggaagaagaagagggtaGCAACATGAATGGCTCCACCATTGAAGATGAAGAGCAAACCAGATCAGGAGCTCCGTGGTTTAAGAAGCCTCTAAAAAACACATCGGTTGTAGACAGTGAGCCAGTTAGATTTACTGTTAAAGTAACAGGAGAACCCAAACCAGAAATTACATGGTGGTTTGAAGGAGAAATATTGCAGGATGGAGAAGACTATCAATATATTGAAAGAGGAGAAACTTACTGTCTTTATTTACCAGAAACCTTCCCAGAAGATGAAGGAGAGTATATGTGTAAAGCAGTGAACAATAAAGGCTCTGCAGCTAGTACCTGCATTCTTACCATTGAAA cTGACGACTACTag
- the NEXN gene encoding nexilin isoform X9 translates to MREQAAHQDFYGNLLLEPAAARGLVAAGAAAAAAPGLLTTPRRPEPASAHPGPSRVAGSRCKKLQSFIITPRPHRANMNDISQKAELLLSSSKPVPKTYVPKLGKGDVKDKFEAMQRAREERNQRRSRNEKQRRKEQYIREREWNRKKQEIKEMLASDDEEDVSSKVEKAYVPKLTGTVKGKFAEMEKQRQEEQRKRTEEERKRRIEQDMLEKRKIQRELAKRAEQIEDINNTGTESASEEGDDSLLVTVVPVKSHKPSGKIKKNFEDLEKEQEEKERVKYEEDKRIRYEEQRRSLKEAKCLSLVMDDELESEAKKESLSPGKLKLTFEELERQRQENRRKQAEEEARKRLEEERRAFEEARRQMEEEENETFELSREYEELIKLKRSGSIQAKNLKSKFEKIGQLSEKQIQKKIEEERARRRAIDLEIKEREAENFHEEEDVDIKPAKKSEAPFTHKVNMKARFERMAKAREEEEQRRIEEQKLLRMQFEQKEIDAALQKKREEEEEEEGSNMNGSTIEDEEQTRSGAPWFKKPLKNTSVVDSEPVRFTVKVTGEPKPEITWWFEGEILQDGEDYQYIERGETYCLYLPETFPEDEGEYMCKAVNNKGSAASTCILTIETDDY, encoded by the exons gtgcAAAAAATTACAAAGCTTCATAATCACCCCAAGACCACATAGAGCAAACATGAATGATATTTCCCAAAAGGCTGAG CTTCTGCTTTCTTCATCTAAACCTGTACCAAAAACCTATGTGCCAAAACTTGGCAAGGGTGATGTAAAGGATAAGTTTGAAGCCATGCAGAGAGccagggaagaaagaaatcaaaggagatcTAGAAAcgaaaagcaaagaagaaaagaacaatatattagagagagagaatggaacagGAAAAAGCAGGag ATTAAAGAAATGCTTGCTTCTGATGATGAGGAAGATGTATCTTCTAAAGTAGAAAAGGCTTATGTCCCAAAGCTAACAG GAACTGTTAAAGGTAAATTTGCTGAAATGGAGAAACAAAGACAAGAGgaacaaaggaagagaacagaagaggaaCGAAAACGCAGAATTGAGCAGGATATGTTAGAAAAGAGGAAGATACAACGTGAATTAGCAAAAAGGGCTGAGCAG ATTGAGGACATAAACAATACGGGAACTGAATCAGCATCAGAG gaagGAGATGATTCACTGCTTGTAACAGTGGTACCTGTCAAATCACACAAaccatctggaaaaataaaaaagaatttcgaagatctagaaaaagaacaagaagaaaaggaaagggtcaAGTatgaagaagataaaagaataagATATGAAGAACAACGTCGATCTCTCAAGGAAGCAAAGTGTCTTTCATTGgtcatg GACGATGAACTGGAAAGTGAGGCAAAAAAAGAGTCACTTTCTCCTGGAAAATTGAAACTGACTTTTGAAGAATTGGAAAGGCAAAGACAAGAAAACCGAAGGAAGCAAGCTGAGGAGGAAGCAAGAAAACGTTTAGAAGAAGAGAGGCGTGCTTTTGAAGAAGCAAGGCGGCAAATG gaagaagaagaaaatgaaaccttTGAACTGAGCAGGGAATATGAAGAATTAATCAAATTGAAAAGGAGTGGCTCTATTCAAGCTAAAAATCTGAAAAGCAAGTTTGAAAAAATTGGACAATTGtctgaaaaacaaatacagaaaaagataGAAGAAGAACGAGCAAGAAGAAGAGCAATTGACCTTGAAATTAAAGAGCGAGAAGCAGAAAACTTCCATGAG GAAGAAGATGTTGATATCAAGCCTGCAAAAAAAAGTGAGGCTCCATTTACTCATAAAGTGAATATGAAAGCTAGATTTGAACGAATGGCTAaggcaagagaagaagaagaacaaagaagaattGAAGAGCAAAAGTTATTACGCATGCAGTTTGAACAAAAGGAAATTGATGCAGCACTACAAAAG aaaagagaagaggaggaagaagaagagggtaGCAACATGAATGGCTCCACCATTGAAGATGAAGAGCAAACCAGATCAGGAGCTCCGTGGTTTAAGAAGCCTCTAAAAAACACATCGGTTGTAGACAGTGAGCCAGTTAGATTTACTGTTAAAGTAACAGGAGAACCCAAACCAGAAATTACATGGTGGTTTGAAGGAGAAATATTGCAGGATGGAGAAGACTATCAATATATTGAAAGAGGAGAAACTTACTGTCTTTATTTACCAGAAACCTTCCCAGAAGATGAAGGAGAGTATATGTGTAAAGCAGTGAACAATAAAGGCTCTGCAGCTAGTACCTGCATTCTTACCATTGAAA cTGACGACTACTag
- the NEXN gene encoding nexilin isoform X10 — MNDISQKAEIKEMLASDDEEDVSSKVEKAYVPKLTGTVKGKFAEMEKQRQEEQRKRTEEERKRRIEQDMLEKRKIQRELAKRAEQIEDINNTGTESASEEGDDSLLVTVVPVKSHKPSGKIKKNFEDLEKEQEEKERVKYEEDKRIRYEEQRRSLKEAKCLSLVMDDELESEAKKESLSPGKLKLTFEELERQRQENRRKQAEEEARKRLEEERRAFEEARRQMVNEEEENQDTENIFKGYRPGKLKLSFEEIERQRREDEKRKAEEEARRRIEEEKKAFAEARRSMVVDDDSPEMYKTISQESLTPGKLEINFEELLKQKMEEERRRTEEERKHKLEMEKQEFEQLRQEMGEEEEENETFELSREYEELIKLKRSGSIQAKNLKSKFEKIGQLSEKQIQKKIEEERARRRAIDLEIKEREAENFHEEEDVDIKPAKKSEAPFTHKVNMKARFERMAKAREEEEQRRIEEQKLLRMQFEQKEIDAALQKKREEEEEEEGSNMNGSTIEDEEQTRSGAPWFKKPLKNTSVVDSEPVRFTVKVTGEPKPEITWWFEGEILQDGEDYQYIERGETYCLYLPETFPEDEGEYMCKAVNNKGSAASTCILTIETDDY, encoded by the exons ATGAATGATATTTCCCAAAAGGCTGAG ATTAAAGAAATGCTTGCTTCTGATGATGAGGAAGATGTATCTTCTAAAGTAGAAAAGGCTTATGTCCCAAAGCTAACAG GAACTGTTAAAGGTAAATTTGCTGAAATGGAGAAACAAAGACAAGAGgaacaaaggaagagaacagaagaggaaCGAAAACGCAGAATTGAGCAGGATATGTTAGAAAAGAGGAAGATACAACGTGAATTAGCAAAAAGGGCTGAGCAG ATTGAGGACATAAACAATACGGGAACTGAATCAGCATCAGAG gaagGAGATGATTCACTGCTTGTAACAGTGGTACCTGTCAAATCACACAAaccatctggaaaaataaaaaagaatttcgaagatctagaaaaagaacaagaagaaaaggaaagggtcaAGTatgaagaagataaaagaataagATATGAAGAACAACGTCGATCTCTCAAGGAAGCAAAGTGTCTTTCATTGgtcatg GACGATGAACTGGAAAGTGAGGCAAAAAAAGAGTCACTTTCTCCTGGAAAATTGAAACTGACTTTTGAAGAATTGGAAAGGCAAAGACAAGAAAACCGAAGGAAGCAAGCTGAGGAGGAAGCAAGAAAACGTTTAGAAGAAGAGAGGCGTGCTTTTGAAGAAGCAAGGCGGCAAATG GTAAATGAAGAGGAGGAAAACCAAgacacagaaaacatttttaaagggtacCGCCCTGGTAAACTCAAACTCAgttttgaagaaatagaaagacaaaggagagaagatgaaaaaaggaaagcagaagaagaagccagaagaagaatagaggaagaaaagaaggcatTTGCTGAAGCAAGGAGAAGCATG gtaGTAGATGATGACTCCCCAGAGATGTATAAAACAATCTCTCAAGAATCTCTTACACCgggaaaactagaaattaattttgaagaattattaaaacaaaaaatggaagaagaaagacgACGAACAGAGGAGGAACGGAAGCATAAGCTAGAGATGGAAAAACAGGAATTTGAACAACTGAGACAAGAAATGGGAGAG gaagaagaagaaaatgaaaccttTGAACTGAGCAGGGAATATGAAGAATTAATCAAATTGAAAAGGAGTGGCTCTATTCAAGCTAAAAATCTGAAAAGCAAGTTTGAAAAAATTGGACAATTGtctgaaaaacaaatacagaaaaagataGAAGAAGAACGAGCAAGAAGAAGAGCAATTGACCTTGAAATTAAAGAGCGAGAAGCAGAAAACTTCCATGAG GAAGAAGATGTTGATATCAAGCCTGCAAAAAAAAGTGAGGCTCCATTTACTCATAAAGTGAATATGAAAGCTAGATTTGAACGAATGGCTAaggcaagagaagaagaagaacaaagaagaattGAAGAGCAAAAGTTATTACGCATGCAGTTTGAACAAAAGGAAATTGATGCAGCACTACAAAAG aaaagagaagaggaggaagaagaagagggtaGCAACATGAATGGCTCCACCATTGAAGATGAAGAGCAAACCAGATCAGGAGCTCCGTGGTTTAAGAAGCCTCTAAAAAACACATCGGTTGTAGACAGTGAGCCAGTTAGATTTACTGTTAAAGTAACAGGAGAACCCAAACCAGAAATTACATGGTGGTTTGAAGGAGAAATATTGCAGGATGGAGAAGACTATCAATATATTGAAAGAGGAGAAACTTACTGTCTTTATTTACCAGAAACCTTCCCAGAAGATGAAGGAGAGTATATGTGTAAAGCAGTGAACAATAAAGGCTCTGCAGCTAGTACCTGCATTCTTACCATTGAAA cTGACGACTACTag
- the NEXN gene encoding nexilin isoform X5, with amino-acid sequence MREQAAHQDFYGNLLLEPAAARGLVAAGAAAAAAPGLLTTPRRPEPASAHPGPSRVAGSRCKKLQSFIITPRPHRANMNDISQKAEIKEMLASDDEEDVSSKVEKAYVPKLTGTVKGKFAEMEKQRQEEQRKRTEEERKRRIEQDMLEKRKIQRELAKRAEQIEDINNTGTESASEEGDDSLLVTVVPVKSHKPSGKIKKNFEDLEKEQEEKERVKYEEDKRIRYEEQRRSLKEAKCLSLVMDDELESEAKKESLSPGKLKLTFEELERQRQENRRKQAEEEARKRLEEERRAFEEARRQMVNEEEENQDTENIFKGYRPGKLKLSFEEIERQRREDEKRKAEEEARRRIEEEKKAFAEARRSMVVDDDSPEMYKTISQESLTPGKLEINFEELLKQKMEEERRRTEEERKHKLEMEKQEFEQLRQEMGEEEEENETFELSREYEELIKLKRSGSIQAKNLKSKFEKIGQLSEKQIQKKIEEERARRRAIDLEIKEREAENFHEEEDVDIKPAKKSEAPFTHKVNMKARFERMAKAREEEEQRRIEEQKLLRMQFEQKEIDAALQKKREEEEEEEGSNMNGSTIEDEEQTRSGAPWFKKPLKNTSVVDSEPVRFTVKVTGEPKPEITWWFEGEILQDGEDYQYIERGETYCLYLPETFPEDEGEYMCKAVNNKGSAASTCILTIETDDY; translated from the exons gtgcAAAAAATTACAAAGCTTCATAATCACCCCAAGACCACATAGAGCAAACATGAATGATATTTCCCAAAAGGCTGAG ATTAAAGAAATGCTTGCTTCTGATGATGAGGAAGATGTATCTTCTAAAGTAGAAAAGGCTTATGTCCCAAAGCTAACAG GAACTGTTAAAGGTAAATTTGCTGAAATGGAGAAACAAAGACAAGAGgaacaaaggaagagaacagaagaggaaCGAAAACGCAGAATTGAGCAGGATATGTTAGAAAAGAGGAAGATACAACGTGAATTAGCAAAAAGGGCTGAGCAG ATTGAGGACATAAACAATACGGGAACTGAATCAGCATCAGAG gaagGAGATGATTCACTGCTTGTAACAGTGGTACCTGTCAAATCACACAAaccatctggaaaaataaaaaagaatttcgaagatctagaaaaagaacaagaagaaaaggaaagggtcaAGTatgaagaagataaaagaataagATATGAAGAACAACGTCGATCTCTCAAGGAAGCAAAGTGTCTTTCATTGgtcatg GACGATGAACTGGAAAGTGAGGCAAAAAAAGAGTCACTTTCTCCTGGAAAATTGAAACTGACTTTTGAAGAATTGGAAAGGCAAAGACAAGAAAACCGAAGGAAGCAAGCTGAGGAGGAAGCAAGAAAACGTTTAGAAGAAGAGAGGCGTGCTTTTGAAGAAGCAAGGCGGCAAATG GTAAATGAAGAGGAGGAAAACCAAgacacagaaaacatttttaaagggtacCGCCCTGGTAAACTCAAACTCAgttttgaagaaatagaaagacaaaggagagaagatgaaaaaaggaaagcagaagaagaagccagaagaagaatagaggaagaaaagaaggcatTTGCTGAAGCAAGGAGAAGCATG gtaGTAGATGATGACTCCCCAGAGATGTATAAAACAATCTCTCAAGAATCTCTTACACCgggaaaactagaaattaattttgaagaattattaaaacaaaaaatggaagaagaaagacgACGAACAGAGGAGGAACGGAAGCATAAGCTAGAGATGGAAAAACAGGAATTTGAACAACTGAGACAAGAAATGGGAGAG gaagaagaagaaaatgaaaccttTGAACTGAGCAGGGAATATGAAGAATTAATCAAATTGAAAAGGAGTGGCTCTATTCAAGCTAAAAATCTGAAAAGCAAGTTTGAAAAAATTGGACAATTGtctgaaaaacaaatacagaaaaagataGAAGAAGAACGAGCAAGAAGAAGAGCAATTGACCTTGAAATTAAAGAGCGAGAAGCAGAAAACTTCCATGAG GAAGAAGATGTTGATATCAAGCCTGCAAAAAAAAGTGAGGCTCCATTTACTCATAAAGTGAATATGAAAGCTAGATTTGAACGAATGGCTAaggcaagagaagaagaagaacaaagaagaattGAAGAGCAAAAGTTATTACGCATGCAGTTTGAACAAAAGGAAATTGATGCAGCACTACAAAAG aaaagagaagaggaggaagaagaagagggtaGCAACATGAATGGCTCCACCATTGAAGATGAAGAGCAAACCAGATCAGGAGCTCCGTGGTTTAAGAAGCCTCTAAAAAACACATCGGTTGTAGACAGTGAGCCAGTTAGATTTACTGTTAAAGTAACAGGAGAACCCAAACCAGAAATTACATGGTGGTTTGAAGGAGAAATATTGCAGGATGGAGAAGACTATCAATATATTGAAAGAGGAGAAACTTACTGTCTTTATTTACCAGAAACCTTCCCAGAAGATGAAGGAGAGTATATGTGTAAAGCAGTGAACAATAAAGGCTCTGCAGCTAGTACCTGCATTCTTACCATTGAAA cTGACGACTACTag
- the NEXN gene encoding nexilin isoform X2: MREQAAHQDFYGNLLLEPAAARGLVAAGAAAAAAPGLLTTPRRPEPASAHPGPSRVAGSRCKKLQSFIITPRPHRANMNDISQKAELLLSSSKPVPKTYVPKLGKGDVKDKFEAMQRAREERNQRRSRNEKQRRKEQYIREREWNRKKQEIKEMLASDDEEDVSSKVEKAYVPKLTGTVKGKFAEMEKQRQEEQRKRTEEERKRRIEQDMLEKRKIQRELAKRAEQIEDINNTGTESASEEGDDSLLVTVVPVKSHKPSGKIKKNFEDLEKEQEEKERVKYEEDKRIRYEEQRRSLKEAKCLSLVMDDELESEAKKESLSPGKLKLTFEELERQRQENRRKQAEEEARKRLEEERRAFEEARRQMVNEEEENQDTENIFKGYRPGKLKLSFEEIERQRREDEKRKAEEEARRRIEEEKKAFAEARRSMVVDDDSPEMYKTISQESLTPGKLEINFEELLKQKMEEERRRTEEERKHKLEMEKQEFEQLRQEMGEEEEENETFELSREYEELIKLKRSGSIQAKNLKSKFEKIGQLSEKQIQKKIEEERARRRAIDLEIKEREAENFHEEEDVDIKPAKKSEAPFTHKVNMKARFERMAKAREEEEQRRIEEQKLLRMQFEQKEIDAALQKKREEEEEEEGSNMNGSTIEDEEQTRSGAPWFKKPLKNTSVVDSEPVRFTVKVTGEPKPEITWWFEGEILQDGEDYQYIERGETYCLYLPETFPEDEGEYMCKAVNNKGSAASTCILTIESKN, translated from the exons gtgcAAAAAATTACAAAGCTTCATAATCACCCCAAGACCACATAGAGCAAACATGAATGATATTTCCCAAAAGGCTGAG CTTCTGCTTTCTTCATCTAAACCTGTACCAAAAACCTATGTGCCAAAACTTGGCAAGGGTGATGTAAAGGATAAGTTTGAAGCCATGCAGAGAGccagggaagaaagaaatcaaaggagatcTAGAAAcgaaaagcaaagaagaaaagaacaatatattagagagagagaatggaacagGAAAAAGCAGGag ATTAAAGAAATGCTTGCTTCTGATGATGAGGAAGATGTATCTTCTAAAGTAGAAAAGGCTTATGTCCCAAAGCTAACAG GAACTGTTAAAGGTAAATTTGCTGAAATGGAGAAACAAAGACAAGAGgaacaaaggaagagaacagaagaggaaCGAAAACGCAGAATTGAGCAGGATATGTTAGAAAAGAGGAAGATACAACGTGAATTAGCAAAAAGGGCTGAGCAG ATTGAGGACATAAACAATACGGGAACTGAATCAGCATCAGAG gaagGAGATGATTCACTGCTTGTAACAGTGGTACCTGTCAAATCACACAAaccatctggaaaaataaaaaagaatttcgaagatctagaaaaagaacaagaagaaaaggaaagggtcaAGTatgaagaagataaaagaataagATATGAAGAACAACGTCGATCTCTCAAGGAAGCAAAGTGTCTTTCATTGgtcatg GACGATGAACTGGAAAGTGAGGCAAAAAAAGAGTCACTTTCTCCTGGAAAATTGAAACTGACTTTTGAAGAATTGGAAAGGCAAAGACAAGAAAACCGAAGGAAGCAAGCTGAGGAGGAAGCAAGAAAACGTTTAGAAGAAGAGAGGCGTGCTTTTGAAGAAGCAAGGCGGCAAATG GTAAATGAAGAGGAGGAAAACCAAgacacagaaaacatttttaaagggtacCGCCCTGGTAAACTCAAACTCAgttttgaagaaatagaaagacaaaggagagaagatgaaaaaaggaaagcagaagaagaagccagaagaagaatagaggaagaaaagaaggcatTTGCTGAAGCAAGGAGAAGCATG gtaGTAGATGATGACTCCCCAGAGATGTATAAAACAATCTCTCAAGAATCTCTTACACCgggaaaactagaaattaattttgaagaattattaaaacaaaaaatggaagaagaaagacgACGAACAGAGGAGGAACGGAAGCATAAGCTAGAGATGGAAAAACAGGAATTTGAACAACTGAGACAAGAAATGGGAGAG gaagaagaagaaaatgaaaccttTGAACTGAGCAGGGAATATGAAGAATTAATCAAATTGAAAAGGAGTGGCTCTATTCAAGCTAAAAATCTGAAAAGCAAGTTTGAAAAAATTGGACAATTGtctgaaaaacaaatacagaaaaagataGAAGAAGAACGAGCAAGAAGAAGAGCAATTGACCTTGAAATTAAAGAGCGAGAAGCAGAAAACTTCCATGAG GAAGAAGATGTTGATATCAAGCCTGCAAAAAAAAGTGAGGCTCCATTTACTCATAAAGTGAATATGAAAGCTAGATTTGAACGAATGGCTAaggcaagagaagaagaagaacaaagaagaattGAAGAGCAAAAGTTATTACGCATGCAGTTTGAACAAAAGGAAATTGATGCAGCACTACAAAAG aaaagagaagaggaggaagaagaagagggtaGCAACATGAATGGCTCCACCATTGAAGATGAAGAGCAAACCAGATCAGGAGCTCCGTGGTTTAAGAAGCCTCTAAAAAACACATCGGTTGTAGACAGTGAGCCAGTTAGATTTACTGTTAAAGTAACAGGAGAACCCAAACCAGAAATTACATGGTGGTTTGAAGGAGAAATATTGCAGGATGGAGAAGACTATCAATATATTGAAAGAGGAGAAACTTACTGTCTTTATTTACCAGAAACCTTCCCAGAAGATGAAGGAGAGTATATGTGTAAAGCAGTGAACAATAAAGGCTCTGCAGCTAGTACCTGCATTCTTACCATTGAAAGTAAGAATTAA